In Roseovarius sp. S88, the genomic window CGCGGTAGCGTTCACGTCGCACCAAACCTGCCGACTTCAATCGCGAAATGTTCTTTGTGACAGTTGGGGGTTTCACACCTAATCGTTCGGCAATTTCGACAGGTCGCGCCTCTCCTCGGGTTTCAATCAACTCTGCGATCAGCTCGACATAATCCTCTGCCATCTCGCTTTCATGCGCTTGGCGCACGATCGCAAAACCTTCCGCCTGAGCTTCCGGAGCCCGTTCCATGGGTTGAATGGTTTCACGGTCATGTGATTGCAGCTTTGTCATATCAGGACTTTGCCTTCCAACTGAGCAATTGACAACTTGTTTGCTTTGGGTAGATAAGTTAGACGTGGCTAACTTTTGGGGTTGGAGACTAAAGTGATCCGGAAACTCTCAGGCTTGCTGGTTGCGGCGTGGATTGGCGCAACAGTCTCATTTGGGCCTTCCCATGCAACACCGGCAAAGGAAGCGCCGTGGTTGCCAGATGCAGCGGCCTATCGGCTGACCCTCTTTCTGGGAAATTTGGAGCCAATCCCTTGGGATCAGGTCGAAACCGCCTGGTCCGATCCCTATCACGGCTCGGAGTTCTCTGCGGGCGCGCTTGCATGGCTGAGCGCGAATAGCGACATCGGTGCGGAACCCGTACTGGACGCGATTGCGCGAAGAGATCGTCAAGCCCTTTTCGAAGCTGCGACACAAACAATTGCGCACAGAATCGAAGAGGAATTGGACCGCGCGCTCAACGCGGACGACCCAGCCACCGCGCAGCAGGCGGTACAGACCGCGCGCAAACTCTACCGCGCCTTTGCGGATGGCATCGGCGCAGCCGATGCCGATGCAGCGCGCCAAATTGGCCGTGCATGGCTGGAACTGAACAACAGCACCGGCTCCGCCGGAGTTCTCGGCGCGGGAGCGACACCTGCCGACCGAGAAGCGATGGTCGCTGCACGGACGACCATCTCAAGCTATCTCGCTGAGAATTACCTGGCCGAAGACTTCGCCCCGAGGCGACTGCTTACCCCATTGCCTGAAACAGCCATACTCAGTGGGCGCGATATCGACTTACCGCCGAGCC contains:
- the mntR gene encoding manganese-binding transcriptional regulator MntR — translated: MTKLQSHDRETIQPMERAPEAQAEGFAIVRQAHESEMAEDYVELIAELIETRGEARPVEIAERLGVKPPTVTKNISRLKSAGLVRRERYRAIFLTERGQALAEACRRRHRIVVAFLLSLGIDAETAERDAEGIEHHVSDETLAAFEKAIGNTTGEG